One Misgurnus anguillicaudatus chromosome 19, ASM2758022v2, whole genome shotgun sequence genomic region harbors:
- the LOC141350830 gene encoding E3 ubiquitin-protein ligase rnf213-alpha-like yields the protein MYAYCVFRSLGEHGLLVEGKFVCKRSQAESVSIPYKYVVYKGKKKEYEFEYIYKLDSNEITNRCLFVKPHLLNDEGEWHQYDDIICAQPNKGVLKRLKNAFWPDERKSVIQGREIAGQMMLETIFDLLREWNKVNLKNFLSQLKQFYEIYGNPYVFEKKQTKWFSLNYSEKDVSNLLKRFMLQRVTPELQKDCKNKSDFIANPLKAALIMLYVWKQYKLDLDNGTLARLCTALCLPNLPKDEFLPFWTDITESFSFIESLPEMVMTLIKTVRDKNMPRWIIVLPLLHLLKGTSKPFEAVLNTVSINYEQSWAGLQGLKPAYEQYSRSQDRRY from the exons ATGTATGCATATTGTGTTTTTAGAAGTCTTGGAGAGCATGGATTACTTGTTGAAGGGAAATTTGTATGCAAAAGGTCCCAGGCTGAATCTGTGTCCATACCTTACAAGTATGTTGTGTATAAAGGCAAAAAGAAGGAGTATGAATTTGAATACATCTACAAACTGGATTCAAATGAAATCACCAACAGATGTCTTTTTGTCAAACCGCATCTTCTGAATGATGAAG GAGAGTGGCATCAGTATGATGATATCATCTGCGCACAACCAAATAAGGGTGTGCTAAAGCGcctaaaaaatgctttttggccAGATGAGCGTAAAAGTGTAATTCAGGGAAGAGAAATCGCTGGACAAATGATGCTGGAAACGATATTTGACCTCTTAAGAGAGTGGAACAAAGTAAACCTCAAAAACTTCCTTAGTCAACTCAAACAGTTTTATGAAATTTATGgcaatccttatgtatttgaaAAGAAGCAGACGAAATGGTTCTCCCTGAATTACAGTGAAAAAGAT GTGAGCAACCTTCTGAAGCGATTCATGCTACAGCGTGTGACTCCAGAGCTACAGaaagactgtaaaaataaaagcgACTTCATTGCGAATCCACTGAAGGCTGCTCTCATCATGCTTTATGTGTGGAAACAGTATAAACTTGATTTAGATAATGGGACTCTTGCTCGTCTCTGCACTGCCCTCTGCCTGCCAAATCTACCCAAGGATGAATTCCTGCCTTTCTGGACTGACATAACAGAATCATTCTCATTTATAGAAAG CTTGCCTGAGATGGTGATGACACTGATTAAAACAGTGAGAGACAAGAATATGCCCAGATGGATCATCGTATTACCCCTGCTGCACCTTCTTAAAGGCACTTCAAAACCATTTGAGGCAGTGTTGAACACAGTCAGCATAAATTATGAACAGAGCTGGGCTGGCCTGCAGGGACTCAAACCAGCTTATGAGCAGTACTCCAGATCCCAAGATCGAAGGTATTAA
- the LOC141350831 gene encoding E3 ubiquitin-protein ligase rnf213-alpha-like — protein MECPQCSHVSLDTSPVFCSQCGYKLLSKASEQTPDKAQDESHISTNIPHCLDAEITDLRSESLDDENANTAPKRRKEDNNLNLKKKKRKKKKKKAKADVEEGPSSLTSDLSEISLTEHEMKMDEDLSSDSDSCLIDITNPESDAHIHPPVNETEAGNPQPNVSAEPTDAGEARSIEEPVNFRRDGVASDITETAQSQEPVGTSKASQPDSVEATQRTEKKITNSKNKKNESTGAETPPGQSANIDQNANTKSGSSNQRDKAGQTKKSQERSTDQKMVFGPQSKPEKNQRFNVDSSQNPESSQKLQTANEKKESAAVQQASSLKTNQREEPEKSPEKKMKSDPQSAPKKNPGADGDSSLKADTVKDNESDDESDDTQIKKDKCNLPPKKYGY, from the exons ATGGAGTGTCCGCAGTGCAGTCACGTGTCTTTAGATACGTCTCCAGTATTCTGCAGTCAGTGTGGCTATAAGCTGTTGTCTAAGGCTTCTGAGCAAACACCAG ACAAGGCGCAAGATGAGTCTCACATATCCACAAACATTCCACATTGCTTGGATGCAGAAATAACTGATCTCAGGTCTGAATCTTTGGATGACGAAAATGCAAATACAGCTCCAAAACGACGAAAAGAAGATAACAACCTGAACTTGAAGAAAAAG aaaagaaagaaaaagaagaaaaaagcaAAAGCTGATGTTGAAGAGGGGCCATCATCTCTGACCTCTGACCTCTCTGAAATATCTCTGACTGAACATGAGATGAAAATGGATGAAGATCTATCTTCTGACAGTGACAGCTGCCTCATAGACATAACCAACCCTGAATCAGATGCCCATATCCACCCACCAGTAAATGAAACTGAGGCTGGAAACCCACAGCCCAATGTTTCTGCTGAACCTACAGATGCTGGTGAAGCTAGGTCTATTGAAGAGCCAGTCAACTTTAGACGTGACGGTGTAGCATCTGACATCACAGAAACAGCTCAGTCACAAGAGCCGGTCGGCACTAGCAAAGCTTCTCAACCCGATTCAGTGGAAGCAACTCAAAGGActgagaaaaaaataacaaactccAAGAATAAGAAGAATGAGTCCACAGGGGCAGAAACACCTCCGGGTCAGAGTGCAAATATTGACCAGAATGCAAACACAAAGAGCGGTTCAAGCAATCAAAGAGATAAAGCTGGTCAGACCAAGAAGTCACAGGAACGATCCACTGATCAGAAAATGGTGTTTGGCCCACAGAGTAAACCTGag AAGAACCAGAGGTTCAATGTAGATTCATCACAGAATCCTGAGTCCAGCCAGAAACTGCAGACAGCTAATGAGAAAAAAGAATCTGCTGCTGTCCAGCAAGCCTCGTCTCTAAAAAC AAATCAGCGTGAGGAACCCGAGAAGTCCCCTGAAAAGAAAATGAAATCTGACCCACAGAGCGCACCCAAG aagaatcCCGGTGCTGATGGAGATTCATCACTAAAGGCTGACACAGTGAAAGACAATGAAAGTGATGACGAAAGTGATGACACACAAATCAAGAAAGATAAATGCAACTTACCTCCAAAAAAGTATGGCTACTGA